In a genomic window of Streptomyces roseoviridis:
- a CDS encoding helix-turn-helix domain-containing protein, with product MDSRAARSVTPSLALAVTDGMLHFELAIAHEVFARDYELTVCGPGPVRAGRFLLEPDHGLDRLPRARTVVVPGWADVDVAPPAELVDAVRAAHEAGARVASLCTGAFVLAAAGLLDGRRATTHWAHTDVLAARHPRVTVDPDVLYVDEGSVLTSAGKAAALDLCLHLVRLDHGSAAANTVARRLVVPPHRDGGQAQFVTTPVPAPGNHPLDALFPWVWERLDRPLSVEDLARRAGMSSRHLARHFRAVTGTTPLRWLLAQRIRRAQELLETTDDGVDRIAAATGMGTATTLRRHFARAVGVPPDTYRRTFRVRAGTGTGTGAGADRDRAQAPT from the coding sequence ATGGACTCCCGGGCCGCCCGCTCCGTCACCCCCTCCCTCGCCCTGGCCGTCACCGACGGCATGCTCCACTTCGAACTCGCCATCGCCCACGAGGTGTTCGCCCGGGACTACGAGCTCACCGTCTGCGGTCCGGGACCGGTCCGCGCCGGACGGTTCCTGCTCGAACCCGACCACGGTCTTGACCGGCTCCCCCGGGCCCGTACGGTCGTCGTCCCCGGCTGGGCCGACGTCGACGTCGCCCCACCCGCCGAGCTGGTCGACGCCGTGCGCGCCGCGCACGAGGCGGGCGCCCGGGTCGCCTCGCTCTGCACCGGCGCGTTCGTGCTCGCCGCCGCCGGGCTGCTCGACGGGCGGCGGGCCACCACGCACTGGGCCCACACCGACGTCCTGGCCGCCCGCCACCCCCGGGTGACGGTGGACCCGGACGTGCTCTACGTGGACGAGGGCAGTGTGCTCACCTCCGCGGGCAAGGCCGCCGCCCTCGACCTGTGCCTGCACCTGGTCCGCCTCGACCACGGCTCGGCCGCCGCCAACACGGTGGCCCGCCGGCTGGTCGTGCCGCCGCACCGGGACGGCGGCCAGGCCCAGTTCGTCACCACCCCGGTCCCCGCGCCCGGCAACCACCCGCTCGACGCGCTGTTCCCGTGGGTGTGGGAACGGCTCGACCGCCCGCTGAGCGTGGAGGACCTGGCCCGCCGGGCCGGGATGAGCTCCCGTCACCTCGCCCGCCACTTCCGCGCCGTCACCGGCACCACCCCGCTGCGCTGGCTGCTCGCCCAGCGGATCCGCCGCGCCCAGGAGCTCCTGGAGACCACCGACGACGGCGTCGACCGCATCGCGGCGGCCACCGGGATGGGGACCGCCACGACACTGCGCCGCCACTTCGCCCGTGCGGTCGGGGTGCCCCCGGACACGTACCGCCGCACCTTCCGCGTACGGGCGGGCACGGGGACGGGGACCGGTGCGGGGGCGGACCGGGACCGGGCTCAGGCGCCGACGTAG
- a CDS encoding excinuclease ABC subunit UvrA has product MSRTHAADSHDMIRVHGARENNLKDVSIEIPKRRLTVFTGVSGSGKSSLVFDTIAAESQRLINETYSAFVQGFMPTLARPDVDVLDGLTTAITVDQQRMGGDPRSTVGTATDANAMLRILFSRLGTPHIGGPKAFSFNVASLSGAGAVTVEKGGRTVKERRSFTITGGMCPRCEGRGSVSDIDLTALYDDSKSLAEGALTIPGYTMDGWYGRIFAGSGFFDMDKPIRRYTKRELNDLLHREPTKIKVEGINLTYEGLIPKLQKSMLSKDIDSLQPHVRAFVERAVTFATCPDCDGTRLNEGARSSKIGEVSIADACAMQISDLAEWVRGIGDPSVAPLLATLQQTLDSFVEIGLGYLALDRPSGTLSGGEAQRVKMIRHLGSSLTDVTYVFDEPTTGLHPHDIQRMNDLLLRLRDKGNTVLVVEHKPETIAIADHVVDLGPGAGTAGGSVCFEGTVAGLRRSGTVTGRHFGDRASLKKSVREPSGVLEVRGATANNLRDVDVDIPLGVLTVVTGVAGSGKSSLVHGSIPAGAGVVSVDQGAIRGSRRSNPATYTGLLEPIRKAFAKANGVKPALFSANSEGACPTCNGAGVVYTDLAMMAGVATVCEECEGKRFQASVLEYRFGGRNIAEVLAMPVSEAERFFGEGEARTPAAHRILERLADVGLGYLTLGQPLTTLSGGERQRLKLATHMGEKGGIYVLDEPTAGLHLADVEQLLGLLDRLVDSGKSVIVVEHHQAVMAHADWIVDLGPGAGHDGGRIVFEGTPADLVAARSTLTGEHLADYVGA; this is encoded by the coding sequence ATGAGCAGGACGCACGCCGCCGACAGCCACGACATGATCCGCGTGCACGGCGCCCGCGAGAACAACCTCAAGGACGTCAGCATCGAGATCCCCAAGCGCCGGCTGACCGTCTTCACGGGCGTCTCCGGTTCGGGCAAGAGCTCCCTGGTCTTCGACACGATCGCCGCCGAGTCGCAGCGGCTGATCAACGAGACGTACAGCGCCTTCGTCCAGGGCTTCATGCCCACCCTCGCCCGCCCCGACGTCGACGTCCTCGACGGGCTGACGACCGCGATCACCGTCGACCAGCAGCGGATGGGCGGCGACCCGCGCTCCACGGTCGGCACCGCCACCGACGCCAACGCGATGCTGCGGATCCTCTTCAGCCGGCTCGGCACGCCGCACATCGGCGGCCCCAAGGCGTTCTCCTTCAACGTCGCCTCCCTCAGCGGCGCCGGCGCGGTCACCGTCGAGAAGGGCGGCCGGACCGTGAAGGAACGGCGCAGCTTCACCATCACCGGCGGCATGTGCCCGCGCTGCGAGGGCCGCGGCTCGGTCTCCGACATCGATCTGACCGCGCTGTACGACGACTCCAAGTCGCTCGCCGAGGGCGCGCTCACCATCCCCGGCTACACCATGGACGGCTGGTACGGCCGGATCTTCGCGGGCAGCGGCTTCTTCGACATGGACAAGCCGATCCGCCGCTACACCAAGCGCGAGCTGAACGACCTGCTCCACCGGGAGCCGACGAAGATCAAGGTCGAGGGCATCAACCTCACCTACGAGGGCCTGATCCCCAAGCTCCAGAAGTCGATGCTGTCGAAGGACATCGACTCCCTCCAGCCGCACGTCCGCGCCTTCGTGGAGCGCGCGGTCACCTTCGCCACCTGCCCCGACTGCGACGGCACCCGGCTCAACGAGGGCGCCCGCTCCTCGAAGATCGGCGAGGTGAGCATCGCGGACGCCTGCGCGATGCAGATCAGCGACCTGGCCGAGTGGGTGCGGGGCATCGGGGACCCGTCCGTCGCGCCGCTGCTCGCGACGCTCCAGCAGACCCTCGACTCCTTCGTCGAGATCGGCCTCGGCTACCTCGCGCTCGACCGGCCGTCGGGCACGCTGTCCGGCGGCGAGGCGCAGCGCGTGAAGATGATCCGCCACCTCGGCTCCTCGCTCACCGACGTGACCTACGTCTTCGACGAGCCGACCACCGGCCTGCACCCGCATGACATCCAGCGGATGAACGACCTGCTGCTGCGGCTGCGCGACAAGGGCAACACGGTGCTCGTGGTGGAGCACAAGCCGGAGACCATCGCGATCGCCGACCACGTCGTCGACCTCGGCCCGGGCGCCGGTACGGCGGGCGGCAGCGTCTGCTTCGAGGGCACCGTCGCCGGGCTGCGCAGGAGCGGCACCGTCACCGGCCGGCACTTCGGCGACCGCGCCTCGCTGAAGAAGTCCGTGCGGGAGCCGAGCGGGGTCCTGGAGGTGCGCGGGGCGACGGCGAACAACCTGCGCGACGTCGACGTGGACATCCCGCTCGGCGTGCTCACCGTCGTCACCGGAGTGGCCGGCTCCGGCAAGAGCTCGCTGGTGCACGGCTCGATCCCGGCGGGCGCGGGCGTCGTCTCGGTCGACCAGGGCGCCATCCGCGGTTCGCGGCGCAGCAACCCGGCCACGTACACGGGGCTCCTGGAGCCGATCCGCAAGGCGTTCGCCAAGGCCAACGGGGTCAAGCCGGCCCTCTTCAGCGCCAATTCGGAGGGCGCCTGCCCCACCTGCAACGGCGCCGGGGTCGTCTACACCGACCTGGCGATGATGGCCGGGGTGGCCACCGTCTGCGAGGAGTGCGAGGGCAAGCGGTTCCAGGCGTCGGTGCTCGAATACCGCTTCGGCGGCCGGAACATCGCCGAGGTGCTGGCCATGCCGGTGAGTGAGGCGGAGCGTTTCTTCGGCGAGGGCGAGGCCCGCACCCCGGCCGCCCACCGCATCCTGGAGCGGCTCGCCGACGTCGGCCTCGGCTACCTCACGCTCGGCCAGCCGCTCACCACCCTCTCCGGCGGTGAGCGGCAGCGGCTGAAGCTGGCCACGCACATGGGCGAGAAGGGCGGCATCTACGTGCTCGACGAGCCGACCGCCGGTCTGCACCTGGCCGACGTGGAGCAGTTGCTCGGGCTGCTCGACCGGCTGGTGGACTCCGGCAAGTCGGTCATCGTGGTGGAGCACCACCAGGCGGTCATGGCGCACGCCGACTGGATCGTCGACCTGGGGCCCGGCGCCGGCCACGACGGCGGCCGGATCGTCTTCGAGGGCACCCCGGCCGATCTGGTCGCCGCCCGCTCCACCCTGACCGGCGAGCACCTCGCGGACTACGTCGGCGCCTGA
- a CDS encoding helix-turn-helix transcriptional regulator, protein MMDRDYAEPLDVPALARAALMSPGHFSRSFRAAYGETPYGYLMTRRIERAKVLLRRGDLSVTEVCFAVGCTSLGSFSTRFTELVGESPSAYRARDHGAGAAIPGCVAMYLTRPTRASAGSAREAAAEPVRNGEAESAAGS, encoded by the coding sequence ATGATGGACCGCGACTACGCGGAGCCGCTGGACGTCCCGGCCCTGGCCCGGGCCGCGCTGATGTCCCCCGGGCACTTCTCGCGCAGCTTCCGGGCCGCGTACGGGGAGACGCCGTACGGCTACCTGATGACCCGGCGCATCGAGCGGGCGAAGGTGCTGCTGCGGCGCGGCGACCTGAGCGTGACCGAGGTCTGCTTCGCGGTGGGCTGTACGTCGCTGGGGTCGTTCAGCACGCGGTTCACGGAGCTGGTCGGGGAGAGCCCGAGCGCCTATCGGGCGCGTGACCACGGGGCGGGGGCGGCGATCCCGGGGTGCGTGGCGATGTATCTGACCCGCCCGACGCGGGCGTCGGCGGGCAGCGCGCGGGAGGCCGCCGCCGAACCGGTCAGGAACGGAGAAGCGGAAAGCGCGGCCGGCTCGTAG
- a CDS encoding VOC family protein: MNTNATQATTIDLAQCFIAVDDHDKALAFYRDALGLEVRNDVSFEGMRWVTVGSPTQPDVEIVLEPPLADPNAPAADRQAAAELLAKGMLRGVIFRTDDVDATFERVRAAGGEVLQEPMDQPYGVRDCAFRDPAGNMLRFNQPRKG; the protein is encoded by the coding sequence ATGAACACCAACGCCACCCAGGCCACCACGATCGATCTCGCCCAGTGCTTCATCGCCGTCGACGACCACGACAAGGCGCTCGCCTTCTACCGCGACGCCCTGGGGCTGGAGGTCCGCAACGACGTCTCCTTCGAGGGGATGCGCTGGGTCACCGTCGGCTCGCCCACGCAGCCGGACGTCGAGATCGTCCTGGAGCCGCCGCTCGCCGACCCCAACGCCCCCGCCGCCGACCGGCAGGCCGCCGCCGAACTCCTCGCCAAGGGCATGCTGCGCGGCGTCATCTTCCGCACCGACGACGTCGACGCCACCTTCGAGCGGGTCCGCGCCGCGGGCGGTGAGGTGCTCCAGGAGCCGATGGACCAGCCGTACGGCGTGCGCGACTGCGCGTTCCGCGACCCGGCGGGGAACATGCTGCGGTTCAACCAGCCGCGCAAGGGCTGA
- a CDS encoding HAD domain-containing protein, with amino-acid sequence MRPLLFLDVDGPLIPFGGTSPHPAYAPEPPPDAHPLLHRVDPAHGPRLAALGCALVWATTWGQEANEVLAPRLGLPPLPVVDWPDEDDDPVAAGLHWKTRALAARAEGRPYVWLDDEITDADRAWARAHHPAPALLHRVDPATGLTAADYATVSSWVGACRVAEYGTRAG; translated from the coding sequence ATGCGGCCCCTGCTCTTCCTCGACGTCGACGGCCCCCTGATCCCCTTCGGCGGAACCTCGCCCCACCCCGCGTACGCCCCCGAACCGCCCCCGGACGCCCACCCGCTCCTGCATCGCGTGGACCCCGCGCACGGCCCGCGCCTCGCGGCCCTCGGCTGCGCGCTGGTGTGGGCCACCACCTGGGGCCAGGAGGCGAACGAGGTGCTGGCGCCCCGGCTCGGCCTCCCGCCGCTCCCGGTCGTCGACTGGCCGGACGAGGACGACGACCCGGTGGCGGCGGGCCTGCACTGGAAGACCCGGGCGCTCGCCGCCCGGGCCGAGGGGCGGCCCTACGTCTGGCTCGACGACGAGATCACGGACGCCGACCGTGCCTGGGCCCGCGCCCACCACCCCGCCCCCGCCCTCCTCCACCGCGTCGACCCGGCCACGGGCCTCACGGCGGCGGACTACGCGACGGTCTCCTCCTGGGTGGGTGCCTGCCGGGTGGCTGAGTACGGGACCCGGGCGGGATGA
- a CDS encoding MarR family winged helix-turn-helix transcriptional regulator, with product MTAMAPARTEPDLSYLLDHSSHVLRTQMAARLAEIGLTARMHCVLVHALEEERTQAQLAEIGDMDKTTMVVTVDALEKAGLAERRPSSTDRRARIIAVTEEGAQVAARSQRIVDEVHRGALGSLPDEEREVLVRALNRLVTGHLETPVEGPHTARRARQAAK from the coding sequence ATGACCGCCATGGCTCCCGCCCGCACCGAACCCGACCTCTCCTATCTGCTCGACCACAGCAGTCACGTACTGCGCACGCAGATGGCCGCCCGGCTCGCCGAGATCGGGCTGACCGCCCGCATGCACTGCGTGCTCGTCCACGCCCTGGAGGAGGAGCGGACGCAGGCGCAGCTCGCCGAGATCGGCGACATGGACAAGACCACGATGGTGGTGACCGTGGACGCGCTGGAGAAGGCCGGGCTCGCCGAGCGGCGGCCGTCGAGCACGGACCGGCGGGCGCGGATCATCGCGGTGACCGAGGAGGGCGCGCAGGTCGCCGCCCGCAGCCAGAGGATCGTCGACGAGGTGCACCGGGGGGCGCTGGGCTCGCTCCCGGACGAGGAGCGCGAGGTGCTGGTGCGGGCGCTGAACCGGCTGGTCACGGGGCACCTGGAGACGCCCGTCGAGGGGCCGCACACCGCGCGGAGGGCCCGCCAGGCCGCCAAGTGA
- a CDS encoding MFS transporter, protein MPATPPPTTPPAPAPAPAGTPLRASRWTALGVLASSLLMTILDGSIVTVAMPAIQADLGFTPAGLSWVVNAYLIAFGALLLLSGRLGDLIGRKRMFLAGTGVFTAASLLAGVASSPGVLIAARFLQGVGSAMASAVSLGILVTLFTEPRERARAFAVFSFTGAAGASIGQVLGGLLTDALTWHWIFFINLPVGAAALLVALPALPADRPARARGGADVLGALLVTGGLTTGIYAVVTVEEYGAGSARTLGLGALALALLAGFLVRQATAAHPLMPLRVLRSRAVAGANLVQMLMVAALFSFQILVALHLQKVQGYGAAETGLAMLPAAVVIGAASLGLSTRLIARFGERNVLLTGLVLLVGVLGLLTRLPVHASYAVDLLPVMLLAAGFGLALPALTALGMSGAKEEDAGLASGLFNTTQQIGMAVGVAVLSTLAAARTDALTAAGRPAAEALTSGYHLAFAVGAGLLVAALAVAFTLPRTPRPAPRELTIAA, encoded by the coding sequence ATGCCTGCCACGCCCCCGCCCACGACCCCGCCCGCCCCCGCTCCGGCGCCCGCGGGCACGCCCCTGCGCGCCTCCCGCTGGACCGCCCTCGGCGTCCTCGCCAGCTCCCTGCTGATGACGATCCTCGACGGCAGCATCGTCACCGTCGCCATGCCCGCCATCCAGGCCGACCTCGGCTTCACCCCGGCCGGCCTCAGCTGGGTCGTCAACGCCTACCTCATCGCCTTCGGCGCCCTGCTGCTCCTCTCCGGCCGCCTCGGCGACCTCATCGGCCGCAAGCGGATGTTCCTCGCCGGCACCGGCGTCTTCACCGCCGCCTCGCTGCTCGCCGGCGTCGCCTCCTCGCCCGGCGTCCTGATCGCCGCCCGCTTCCTCCAGGGCGTCGGCAGCGCGATGGCCTCCGCCGTCAGCCTCGGCATCCTCGTCACCCTCTTCACCGAGCCGCGCGAACGCGCCAGGGCCTTCGCCGTGTTCAGCTTCACCGGCGCCGCGGGGGCCTCCATCGGCCAGGTCCTCGGCGGCCTCCTCACCGACGCCCTCACCTGGCACTGGATCTTCTTCATCAACCTCCCCGTCGGCGCCGCCGCCCTGCTCGTCGCCCTTCCCGCGCTGCCCGCCGACCGCCCCGCCCGAGCCCGGGGCGGCGCGGACGTCCTCGGCGCCCTGCTGGTCACCGGCGGCCTGACCACCGGCATCTACGCCGTCGTCACCGTCGAGGAGTACGGGGCCGGTTCGGCCCGCACCCTGGGACTCGGCGCCCTCGCGCTCGCCCTGCTCGCCGGCTTCCTCGTCCGCCAGGCCACCGCCGCCCACCCCCTGATGCCGCTGCGCGTGCTGCGCTCCCGTGCCGTCGCCGGTGCCAACCTCGTCCAGATGCTGATGGTCGCCGCGCTGTTCTCCTTCCAGATCCTGGTCGCGCTCCACCTCCAGAAGGTGCAGGGCTACGGAGCCGCCGAGACCGGCCTCGCGATGCTGCCCGCCGCCGTCGTCATCGGCGCGGCCTCCCTCGGCCTGTCCACCCGCCTCATCGCCCGCTTCGGCGAGCGGAACGTCCTGCTCACCGGTCTCGTCCTGCTCGTCGGCGTGCTCGGCCTGCTCACCCGCCTCCCCGTCCATGCCTCGTACGCCGTCGACCTGCTGCCCGTGATGCTGCTGGCCGCCGGCTTCGGGCTCGCCCTGCCCGCGCTCACCGCGCTCGGCATGTCCGGCGCGAAGGAGGAGGACGCGGGCCTGGCGTCCGGCCTGTTCAACACCACCCAGCAGATCGGCATGGCCGTCGGCGTCGCGGTCCTGTCCACCCTGGCCGCCGCCCGCACCGACGCCCTCACCGCAGCCGGACGGCCCGCCGCCGAAGCCCTCACCAGCGGCTACCACCTCGCCTTCGCCGTCGGCGCCGGTCTCCTCGTCGCCGCCCTCGCCGTCGCCTTCACCCTCCCGCGCACACCGAGGCCCGCACCCCGCGAGCTGACCATCGCGGCATGA
- a CDS encoding AAA family ATPase: protein MKPLRHDLDRERAHHDSCRAALARMAEDIDDQVVTGEDTAASGADAEVLGHHLRSRAKSFREMPPGPLFFGRLDREDGQVHHIGRRRIAEHPAAPPLVVDWRAPVARAYYQAGPRDPQGVVRRRRFGWAPGSLGASEDLTALEDEHLAEGGEGAGEAPSSAILAGEIERPRVGPMRDIAATLQPEQDDLVRSGPAESICVQGAPGTGKTAVGLHRAAYLLYTHPQRFRRSGLLVLGPNRTFLSYISEVLPALGETGVRQSTVEDELARHEVRAVDGEAAARVKHDARMAEVLRRALYARVDPAPAGDLTVPDGSYRWRVPAHELAAIVADVREEAPPYATGRERVRARVVRALRLRAERRAGTLGNAWQRRIERARPVKEFVDACWPKVTPEEVLAGVLTDPDAGLPAGGLLTVGERAAIRWEKPPRSYRTARWSAADLVLLDELAGLIERPEGYGHVVVDEAQDLSPMQCRAIARRAGFGSLTVLGDLAQGTTPWAARDWREQLAHLGKPDAETVPLTTGYRVPAAVVELANRLLPELGAAAWAGRSLRAGGEVTVRQVADLAEGVAEAVRAALKEEGSVGVIAADTAVEELAALVLGDGVADGSGDRVSVVPASLAKGLEYDHVIVVEPAAIAAAEPRGLHRLYVVLTRAVSRLDLVHSEPLPPALAAPPVGAPG, encoded by the coding sequence ATGAAGCCGCTCCGCCATGACCTCGACCGGGAACGAGCCCACCACGACAGCTGCCGCGCCGCCCTCGCCCGGATGGCCGAGGACATCGACGACCAGGTCGTCACCGGCGAGGACACCGCGGCCTCCGGAGCCGACGCCGAGGTCCTCGGTCACCACCTGCGCAGCCGCGCCAAGTCCTTCCGCGAGATGCCGCCGGGGCCGCTCTTCTTCGGCCGTCTCGACCGCGAGGACGGCCAGGTCCACCACATCGGCCGCCGCCGGATCGCCGAGCACCCGGCCGCCCCGCCGCTCGTCGTCGACTGGCGGGCCCCCGTCGCGCGGGCCTACTACCAGGCCGGGCCCCGGGACCCGCAGGGCGTCGTCCGGCGCCGCCGCTTCGGGTGGGCGCCGGGCAGCCTCGGCGCGTCCGAGGACCTGACCGCCCTGGAGGACGAGCACCTGGCGGAGGGCGGCGAGGGCGCCGGGGAGGCCCCGTCGAGCGCGATCCTGGCCGGCGAGATCGAACGCCCCCGCGTCGGCCCCATGCGGGACATCGCCGCGACCCTCCAGCCCGAGCAGGACGACCTCGTGCGTTCCGGCCCCGCCGAGTCGATCTGCGTCCAGGGCGCCCCCGGCACCGGCAAGACCGCCGTCGGACTGCATCGCGCCGCCTACCTCCTCTACACCCACCCGCAGCGCTTCCGGCGTTCCGGCCTCCTCGTCCTCGGCCCGAACCGCACCTTCCTCTCCTACATCTCCGAGGTGCTGCCCGCGCTCGGCGAGACCGGGGTGCGCCAGTCGACCGTCGAGGACGAGCTCGCCCGCCACGAGGTGCGCGCGGTGGACGGGGAGGCCGCGGCCCGGGTCAAGCACGACGCCCGCATGGCCGAGGTGCTGCGCCGCGCGCTGTACGCGCGGGTCGACCCGGCACCCGCCGGGGACCTGACCGTGCCGGACGGCTCGTACCGCTGGCGCGTGCCGGCCCACGAGCTCGCCGCGATCGTCGCGGACGTACGGGAGGAGGCCCCGCCCTACGCGACCGGCCGCGAGCGGGTCCGCGCCCGGGTCGTGCGGGCCCTCCGGCTCCGGGCCGAGCGGCGGGCCGGGACGCTGGGCAACGCGTGGCAGCGCAGGATCGAAAGGGCCCGCCCGGTCAAGGAGTTCGTGGACGCCTGCTGGCCGAAGGTCACCCCGGAGGAAGTGCTCGCCGGGGTCCTGACGGACCCGGACGCCGGTCTGCCGGCGGGTGGCCTGCTGACGGTCGGGGAGCGGGCCGCGATCCGCTGGGAGAAGCCCCCGCGCTCGTACCGCACGGCCCGCTGGAGCGCCGCCGATCTCGTACTCCTCGACGAGCTCGCCGGCCTGATCGAACGACCCGAGGGTTACGGACACGTCGTCGTCGACGAGGCCCAGGACCTCTCGCCCATGCAGTGCCGGGCCATCGCCCGCCGCGCAGGCTTCGGCTCCCTGACGGTGCTCGGCGACCTGGCGCAGGGCACCACCCCGTGGGCGGCCCGCGACTGGCGCGAGCAACTGGCCCACCTGGGCAAGCCGGACGCCGAGACGGTGCCGCTGACCACCGGCTACCGCGTCCCGGCGGCCGTGGTGGAGCTCGCCAACCGGCTCCTGCCGGAGCTCGGGGCGGCGGCCTGGGCCGGACGCTCCCTGCGCGCGGGCGGCGAGGTGACCGTGCGTCAGGTCGCGGACCTGGCCGAGGGCGTCGCCGAGGCGGTGCGGGCCGCGCTGAAGGAGGAGGGCTCCGTGGGAGTGATCGCCGCGGACACGGCGGTGGAGGAGCTGGCGGCCCTGGTCCTCGGCGACGGCGTCGCGGACGGATCCGGCGACCGCGTCTCCGTCGTGCCGGCGTCGCTCGCCAAGGGCCTGGAATACGACCACGTGATCGTCGTCGAACCGGCCGCCATCGCCGCCGCCGAACCCCGGGGCCTCCACCGGCTGTACGTGGTCCTCACCCGCGCGGTGTCCCGCCTGGACCTGGTCCACAGCGAACCCCTGCCGCCCGCGCTGGCGGCTCCTCCTGTCGGGGCGCCCGGCTGA
- a CDS encoding TetR/AcrR family transcriptional regulator has protein sequence MGEGVVGGLRELKKERTRQVLSETAVELFLEKGFDAVSVAEIAAAAEVSKPTLFRYFPAKEDLVLHRFADHQDEPARVVTAGREAGVPPLDALRDHVLAGLERRDPVTGLNDAPAVLAFLRLLYGTPALVARMHAYQRRSEELLAEALGGADPLASRLAAAQVVAVLRVLAEDNVRRISAGERVEEVLPGAVAATRLAFRRLAQGLADEPVRGARKRTR, from the coding sequence GTGGGTGAGGGTGTCGTGGGCGGGCTGCGGGAGCTGAAGAAGGAGCGGACGCGGCAGGTCCTGTCCGAGACCGCGGTGGAGCTCTTCCTGGAGAAGGGGTTCGACGCGGTGTCGGTCGCGGAGATCGCGGCGGCGGCCGAGGTGTCCAAGCCGACCCTGTTCCGCTACTTCCCGGCCAAGGAGGACCTGGTCCTTCACCGGTTCGCGGACCACCAGGACGAGCCGGCCCGGGTGGTGACGGCGGGTCGGGAGGCCGGGGTGCCGCCGCTGGACGCGCTGCGCGACCACGTGCTCGCGGGGCTGGAGCGGCGCGACCCGGTGACGGGCCTCAACGACGCGCCGGCGGTGCTCGCCTTCCTGCGCCTGCTGTACGGCACTCCGGCGCTGGTCGCGCGCATGCACGCCTACCAGCGGCGCTCGGAGGAGCTTTTGGCGGAGGCGCTGGGCGGGGCCGATCCGCTGGCGTCCCGGCTGGCGGCGGCGCAGGTGGTGGCGGTGCTGCGGGTGCTCGCGGAGGACAACGTGCGGCGGATCTCGGCGGGCGAGCGGGTCGAGGAGGTGCTGCCGGGGGCGGTGGCGGCGACGCGGCTGGCGTTCCGGCGGCTCGCGCAGGGCCTCGCGGACGAGCCGGTTCGAGGAGCCCGGAAGCGAACTCGGTAA
- a CDS encoding GNAT family N-acetyltransferase: protein MDFEVRAIEESEFKDWQRARRVGFLRPPVVPDEEVADRLPHTDLSRTQGVFDRGRVVATFQSFAQRVSTVGGADLAADAVTGVTVSPTHRRRGLLGRMMTADLAAAKERGDACATLIAAEYPIYGRFGFGVATWATEWAVDLTRAGFDRRRPVPADEDGGRIDLADGAEIRKEGPELHRRLAARRAGVTNRTARGWDVGTGNAYSPDPWTEPFYAVYRSESGEAEGFVAYGADDKWNDAKQPVNTVSVRDLVAVTPAAERALWRYVCSVDWVTRVRTGYRAPDDVLPLLLPDPRAARVVTHADMLWLRVLDVAKVFGPRTYVTEGSLVLDVKDTAGLAGGRYLLEASPEGASVAPTAAPADLVLDVADLAPLAFGDESVVRLVALGRIEEAVAGAAARADLLLRTPLRPWSMDIF from the coding sequence CGGACGAGGAGGTCGCGGACCGGCTTCCGCACACCGATCTGTCCCGGACGCAGGGGGTCTTCGACCGGGGCCGGGTCGTCGCGACCTTCCAGTCGTTCGCGCAGCGGGTGAGCACCGTCGGCGGCGCGGATCTGGCGGCGGACGCCGTCACCGGCGTCACGGTGTCCCCGACCCACCGCAGGCGCGGACTGCTCGGCCGCATGATGACGGCCGACCTGGCGGCGGCGAAGGAGCGGGGTGACGCCTGCGCGACGCTGATCGCCGCCGAGTATCCGATCTACGGCCGTTTCGGCTTCGGCGTGGCGACATGGGCCACCGAGTGGGCCGTCGACCTGACCCGGGCCGGCTTCGACCGCCGCCGGCCGGTTCCGGCGGACGAGGACGGCGGCCGGATCGACCTGGCGGACGGCGCCGAGATCCGCAAGGAGGGCCCGGAGCTGCACCGCCGGCTCGCGGCCCGGCGGGCCGGCGTCACGAACCGCACGGCCCGCGGCTGGGACGTCGGCACCGGCAACGCGTACAGCCCCGATCCGTGGACCGAGCCGTTCTACGCCGTCTACCGCTCGGAGTCGGGCGAGGCCGAGGGCTTCGTCGCGTACGGCGCGGACGACAAGTGGAACGACGCCAAGCAGCCGGTCAACACGGTGAGCGTGCGCGATCTGGTCGCGGTCACCCCCGCCGCCGAGCGGGCGCTGTGGCGGTACGTGTGCTCGGTCGACTGGGTCACCCGGGTGCGGACGGGCTACCGGGCCCCCGACGACGTCCTGCCGCTGCTGCTGCCCGACCCGCGGGCGGCGCGGGTCGTGACGCACGCCGACATGCTGTGGCTGCGGGTCCTGGACGTGGCGAAGGTGTTCGGGCCGCGGACGTACGTGACGGAGGGCAGCCTCGTCCTGGACGTGAAGGACACGGCCGGCCTCGCGGGCGGCCGGTACCTGCTGGAGGCGTCCCCCGAGGGGGCGTCCGTGGCGCCGACGGCCGCGCCGGCCGATCTGGTCCTGGACGTGGCGGACCTGGCGCCGCTGGCGTTCGGTGACGAGTCGGTGGTGCGGCTCGTCGCGCTGGGCCGGATCGAGGAGGCCGTGGCGGGCGCGGCGGCCCGGGCGGACCTGCTGCTGCGGACGCCGCTGCGGCCGTGGAGTATGGACATCTTCTGA